A single Biomphalaria glabrata chromosome 2, xgBioGlab47.1, whole genome shotgun sequence DNA region contains:
- the LOC129924849 gene encoding complement C1q and tumor necrosis factor-related protein 9-like, which produces MYHITSQPKAKLGPNGSAAKLGPNGTAAKLGHNGSAAKLGPNGSAAKLGPNGSAAKLGPNGSAAKLGPNGTAAKLGPNGTAAKLGPNGSAAKLGPNGSAAKLGPNGSAAKLEPNGSAAKCFTTEPLRLLKGIQSYIKLCKTKCS; this is translated from the exons ATGTACCACATCACCAGTCAACCCAAAG CCAAGCTGGGACCCAATGGTTCTGCAGCCAAGCTGGGACCCAATGGTACTGCAGCCAAGCTGGGACACAATGGTTCTGCAGCCAAGCTGGGACCCAATGGTTCTGCAGCCAAGTTGGGACCCAATGGTTCTGCAGCCAAGCTGGGACCCAATGGTTCTGCAGCCAAGCTGGGACCCAATGGTACTGCAGCCAAGCTGGGACCCAATGGTACTGCAGCCAAGCTGGGACCCAATGGTTCTGCAGCCAAGCTGGGACCCAATGGTTCTGCAGCCAAGCTGGGACCCAATGGTTCTGCAGCCAAGCTGGAACCCAATGGTTCTgcagccaagtgctttaccactgaGCCACTGCGTCTCCTAAAAGGAATCCAATCTTACATTAAGCTGTGTAAAACTAAATGCTCCTGA
- the LOC129924437 gene encoding solute carrier family 2, facilitated glucose transporter member 2-like: MFVQGPRSAAVSVFVVINWLCNFAVGLVFPILQKSFLPFSVMLLLFFIFTYMFVPETKGKSISEIPSCLNLSLWIDQNPEIPTKAQRTDTAPKS; encoded by the exons ATGTTTGTGCAGGGTCCTAGGTCAGCCGCTGTCAGTGTTTTCGTGGTGATCAACTGGCTGTGCAACTTTGCTGTTGGCTTAGTGTTTCCTATTTTACAG aAGTCCTTTCTGCCTTTCTCCGTCATGCTGTTGTTGTTCTTCATCTTCACCTACATGTTTGTCCCAGAGACCAAAGGCAAAAGTATTTCTGAGATTCCCAGCTGTTTAAATCTCTCACTATGGATAGATCAGAATCCAGAAATTCCTACAAAAGCTCAAAGAACAGATACAGCACCCAAGTCTTGA